In one window of Desulforhabdus amnigena DNA:
- a CDS encoding transketolase C-terminal domain-containing protein, translating to MGKRIGVEVSIAAAEAVALANVDVIAAYPITPQTHIVEHLSELVADGHLDAEFIPVESEHSAMSCCIGSSAAGARTFTATSSQGYALMSEICYIASSMRLPIVMTVANRALSAPISIWNDHADLMMSRDTGWIQTIAENGQEVIDLTFHAFKVAEDHRVLLPVQVNLDGFTLSHMIEPMNMPDKAEVDAYLPPYKPVLRLDPSKPVTFGPVGMPDIYTEAKMAQDQALRNSKAVIIEAWKEFGDKFGRYYKPVETYKTEDAETIIISMGSISETAMTAVDHLRSQGKKVGLARIRLWRPFPGPELFDAVKGAKNLVVLDRAMNFSGGDSGIVAAEVKSILFDQNHHPNVRNFFVGLGGRDVTVQNFEEMVEKASTNGGKPVPYEIINVRE from the coding sequence ATGGGCAAGCGGATTGGGGTAGAAGTCTCAATAGCTGCTGCTGAGGCCGTAGCTCTGGCTAATGTTGATGTGATTGCAGCATATCCTATCACTCCTCAGACTCACATCGTGGAACACCTCTCTGAACTGGTTGCCGACGGACACTTGGATGCCGAATTCATCCCCGTCGAATCCGAACACAGCGCCATGAGCTGCTGTATCGGGTCCTCCGCTGCCGGAGCGCGTACCTTTACGGCTACGAGTTCTCAGGGTTATGCCCTGATGTCTGAAATTTGTTATATCGCTTCCAGCATGCGCCTGCCCATCGTGATGACGGTGGCCAACCGCGCGCTGAGTGCCCCCATCAGCATCTGGAATGACCATGCCGACCTGATGATGTCCCGCGACACCGGCTGGATCCAGACCATTGCTGAAAACGGTCAGGAAGTGATCGACCTGACCTTTCATGCCTTCAAGGTAGCTGAAGACCATCGTGTTCTGCTTCCCGTACAGGTAAACCTGGATGGGTTCACCCTGAGCCACATGATCGAACCCATGAATATGCCGGATAAGGCTGAGGTGGATGCGTACCTGCCTCCTTACAAGCCTGTCTTGCGGTTGGATCCCTCCAAGCCCGTGACCTTTGGTCCTGTGGGCATGCCCGACATTTACACCGAAGCCAAGATGGCCCAGGATCAGGCCCTGAGGAATTCCAAGGCCGTCATCATTGAAGCCTGGAAGGAATTCGGCGATAAGTTCGGCCGTTACTACAAGCCGGTTGAAACCTACAAAACCGAAGACGCCGAAACCATCATCATCAGCATGGGCAGTATTTCAGAAACGGCCATGACGGCGGTTGACCATTTGCGGTCCCAGGGCAAGAAGGTGGGTCTCGCTCGTATTCGCCTCTGGAGGCCGTTCCCCGGTCCGGAACTTTTCGATGCGGTCAAGGGAGCCAAGAACCTGGTTGTGCTGGATCGCGCCATGAACTTCTCCGGCGGAGATTCCGGCATTGTTGCGGCCGAGGTTAAATCGATTCTGTTCGATCAGAACCATCACCCCAACGTCCGGAACTTCTTCGTCGGTCTCGGCGGTCGGGATGTGACCGTGCAGAACTTCGAGGAAATGGTCGAAAAAGCCTCCACCAACGGTGGTAAACCTGTACCTTATGAAATCATCAATGTGAGGGAATAA
- a CDS encoding 4Fe-4S binding protein, whose amino-acid sequence MAKETGIMSWKELELGVAVTKPGSAGELRTGDWRSMRPVTDYDKCTKCGQCYIFCPDMVYKKNAEGYYEANLFYCKGCGICAKECPVSCITMVQEGD is encoded by the coding sequence GTGGCTAAAGAAACTGGTATCATGAGCTGGAAAGAGTTGGAGCTGGGTGTTGCGGTTACGAAACCCGGTAGCGCCGGTGAGTTGAGGACCGGTGACTGGCGGTCCATGCGCCCCGTTACGGATTATGACAAATGCACGAAATGTGGTCAGTGCTACATTTTCTGCCCTGATATGGTTTACAAGAAGAACGCAGAGGGCTACTACGAAGCGAATCTGTTCTACTGCAAAGGCTGCGGGATCTGCGCCAAAGAGTGCCCCGTAAGTTGTATTACAATGGTTCAGGAGGGTGATTGA
- a CDS encoding pyruvate ferredoxin oxidoreductase subunit gamma: protein MVEIRFHGRGGQGAVTSAELTALAAIGEGKFAQAFPSFGPERRGAPVMAFVRVSDTPIRTREKVYEPNIVIVLDPTILKIVNVEAGLKEGGIVILNTTKTAEEVRKETGIKARLALVDASKIAVETMRVPITNTTMLGALLKATGLISMDGLRGPIEHRFGPIAEKNIKACTRAFEETVVEG, encoded by the coding sequence ATGGTTGAAATTCGATTTCATGGACGCGGAGGCCAAGGGGCCGTTACTTCAGCAGAGCTAACAGCCCTAGCCGCGATTGGAGAGGGGAAGTTTGCACAAGCATTTCCGAGCTTTGGCCCAGAACGCCGTGGCGCCCCGGTTATGGCATTTGTGCGTGTGAGCGACACTCCCATTCGCACTCGGGAAAAAGTGTACGAACCGAACATCGTAATCGTTCTGGATCCTACCATCCTGAAGATTGTAAATGTTGAAGCCGGGCTCAAAGAGGGTGGTATTGTGATCCTCAATACGACCAAAACCGCAGAAGAAGTGCGCAAGGAAACGGGCATCAAGGCTCGTCTGGCCCTTGTGGATGCTTCCAAGATTGCCGTAGAGACCATGCGGGTTCCCATCACGAATACGACGATGCTGGGGGCTCTATTGAAAGCTACGGGCCTGATCTCCATGGACGGCCTGCGCGGCCCCATCGAGCATCGCTTTGGTCCCATTGCCGAAAAGAACATCAAGGCCTGTACGCGCGCCTTCGAAGAAACTGTGGTGGAGGGATAA
- the recR gene encoding recombination mediator RecR → MSLNAYPPVLTQLIRRLSKLPGLGEKSATRIAMFLLQCPKEEAEAIAEGILQMRSQVHTCSRCFHFTDEELCSICRDPARDTGVICVVESTADLLAVEQSGAFKGRYHVLQGVLAPLDAIGPDDIRIKELLKRLDTENIKEIIIATNPSSEGEATAHYLVKLLKDRPLRISRIAYGIPMGGDLKYTDRITMERALKGRQEF, encoded by the coding sequence ATGAGTCTCAATGCTTATCCGCCCGTTTTGACCCAACTCATCCGCAGGCTGAGCAAGCTTCCCGGTCTGGGGGAGAAAAGCGCCACACGGATCGCCATGTTTCTCCTGCAGTGCCCCAAAGAAGAGGCCGAAGCCATTGCCGAAGGGATTCTGCAGATGAGAAGCCAGGTGCACACATGCTCCAGGTGTTTTCACTTCACGGATGAAGAGCTCTGTTCCATCTGCAGGGACCCTGCCCGGGATACGGGAGTGATCTGCGTGGTGGAAAGCACCGCGGACCTCCTTGCCGTCGAACAGTCGGGGGCCTTCAAAGGGCGTTATCATGTTCTGCAGGGGGTTCTGGCCCCTCTGGACGCCATAGGTCCGGACGACATCCGCATCAAGGAGCTTTTGAAACGGCTGGATACGGAAAACATCAAGGAAATCATCATTGCAACAAATCCCAGCAGCGAAGGGGAAGCGACGGCGCACTATCTGGTAAAGCTCCTGAAAGACCGTCCTTTGAGGATTTCCCGCATCGCCTACGGAATACCCATGGGAGGGGACCTCAAATATACCGATCGCATCACCATGGAGCGGGCGTTGAAAGGGAGGCAGGAATTCTGA
- a CDS encoding YbaB/EbfC family nucleoid-associated protein: MAKGFNPMQQVKALQDKMAKMQEELAAKTVEASAGGGMVTVVVNGRQEVVSLKIDPQVVDPQDVEMLEDLVVAAVNDGLRKSQEMAAGEMGKLAGGLNIPGLKIPGLF; encoded by the coding sequence ATGGCTAAAGGGTTTAACCCCATGCAACAGGTTAAGGCATTACAGGACAAGATGGCCAAAATGCAGGAAGAATTGGCTGCGAAAACGGTTGAAGCTTCGGCCGGGGGCGGCATGGTTACCGTTGTTGTCAATGGGCGTCAGGAAGTGGTGAGTTTGAAAATCGACCCTCAGGTGGTGGACCCCCAGGATGTAGAAATGCTGGAAGACCTGGTGGTGGCGGCGGTCAACGACGGTCTGCGGAAATCCCAGGAAATGGCTGCCGGTGAGATGGGCAAGCTTGCCGGAGGGCTGAATATTCCCGGCTTGAAAATCCCTGGACTCTTTTAA
- the dnaX gene encoding DNA polymerase III subunit gamma/tau → MSYLVIARKWRPQTFEEVIGQPHVTRTLQNAVRSNRIAHAYLFTGARGVGKTSVARILAKTLNCEAEKALAPCNVCSNCREITQGNAVDVLEIDGASNRGIDSIRELRETVRYRPAKSRYKIYIIDEVHMLTSEAFNALLKTLEEPPEHVLFIFATTEPHKIPSTILSRCQRFDFRRIPTQLLVSHLKDIAEQEHARLSDGVLYAVAREADGSMRDAQSLLEQLLAFSGDGLSDEEILDVLGVVDRRSVHRVGKAILDGNVRDCLDVVGELHRRGIDSRRFCQQLCDHFRNLLFLALEGGEMRSQLDLPGEEREYLAAEVAKTTPESLYLYFQMLLKGEEEIRRSTLPRITLEMLLLRLSQLPRLESLEKVLEKITLLEGRLSEEGRDTVRSTPGSVSVHSAPSPSALREPEEIFPPEFPAVARDIPEPPMVPEPPPGTARSGREVTAEEAAGRWLDFLQWLQTSDAILAAKLKDSHASPGNGATLELEVLEIFEDTFKDPKSRARLTRVALDFFGQEFQWVIHRKTSPEGETGEASSRKSSRPNFKRKVMEHPMVMQALEILGGELVDIRRLKAEKPEKSPEESKD, encoded by the coding sequence ATGTCTTATCTTGTAATCGCGCGAAAGTGGCGCCCCCAGACCTTTGAAGAGGTCATCGGGCAGCCTCATGTCACAAGAACCCTCCAAAATGCCGTCCGGTCCAATCGCATTGCACATGCCTATTTGTTTACGGGTGCCCGGGGAGTGGGTAAGACTTCGGTGGCGCGGATTCTGGCCAAGACGCTCAATTGCGAAGCGGAAAAGGCTTTAGCTCCTTGCAATGTATGTTCCAATTGTCGTGAAATCACCCAGGGGAATGCGGTAGACGTTCTTGAGATCGACGGCGCATCCAACCGGGGCATCGACAGCATTCGGGAACTGCGCGAAACCGTGCGCTATCGCCCTGCCAAGAGCCGCTACAAAATCTATATCATCGATGAAGTGCATATGCTGACTTCCGAGGCGTTCAATGCGCTGCTCAAGACATTGGAAGAGCCTCCGGAACATGTGCTGTTCATTTTTGCAACCACTGAACCCCACAAGATTCCGTCCACCATATTGAGCCGCTGTCAGCGGTTTGATTTTCGCCGGATTCCTACGCAGCTTCTCGTTTCGCACCTGAAGGATATAGCCGAGCAGGAACATGCCCGGCTTTCCGATGGGGTGCTTTATGCCGTGGCGCGTGAAGCCGATGGGAGCATGCGGGATGCGCAGAGCCTTTTAGAGCAGCTCCTGGCTTTCAGCGGTGACGGGTTGAGCGATGAAGAAATTCTGGACGTCCTGGGGGTTGTGGATCGGCGTAGTGTCCACCGGGTGGGAAAGGCGATTTTGGACGGGAATGTGAGGGATTGCCTCGATGTGGTTGGCGAACTGCATCGCAGGGGCATCGACAGCCGGCGTTTCTGCCAGCAGTTGTGCGATCATTTCAGAAATCTCCTGTTTCTGGCACTGGAAGGAGGGGAGATGCGGTCGCAACTGGATTTGCCCGGAGAAGAAAGGGAATACTTGGCGGCCGAGGTTGCCAAGACAACGCCTGAATCTCTTTATCTCTATTTCCAGATGCTTTTAAAGGGAGAGGAAGAAATTCGGCGATCCACTCTGCCCCGAATCACTCTGGAAATGCTCCTTTTACGCCTCTCTCAGTTGCCGCGCCTCGAATCCCTGGAAAAGGTATTGGAAAAAATCACGCTCCTGGAAGGGCGTTTGAGTGAAGAGGGGCGGGATACGGTGAGGTCCACACCCGGCTCTGTGAGCGTGCACTCCGCTCCTTCGCCTTCTGCGCTCCGCGAACCGGAAGAGATCTTTCCGCCTGAATTCCCCGCCGTTGCAAGGGATATTCCCGAACCGCCCATGGTTCCCGAGCCCCCTCCCGGGACGGCTCGAAGTGGAAGGGAAGTGACCGCCGAAGAAGCGGCGGGCCGCTGGCTCGATTTCCTGCAGTGGCTTCAGACAAGTGATGCGATTCTTGCCGCCAAATTGAAAGACAGTCATGCTTCGCCGGGAAACGGCGCGACGTTGGAATTGGAGGTTTTGGAAATCTTTGAAGATACGTTCAAAGACCCCAAATCCCGGGCTCGCCTGACCAGGGTGGCGCTCGATTTTTTCGGGCAGGAGTTTCAGTGGGTCATACACAGGAAGACATCCCCGGAAGGTGAAACGGGTGAGGCCTCTTCCCGGAAGTCATCCAGGCCGAATTTCAAAAGGAAAGTGATGGAACATCCCATGGTCATGCAGGCGCTGGAGATTCTGGGGGGGGAACTGGTGGATATTCGACGTCTGAAGGCGGAAAAGCCGGAAAAGTCACCGGAAGAGTCGAAAGACTGA
- the tadA gene encoding tRNA adenosine(34) deaminase TadA: protein MASAWNSLKNHHDYMGLALEEAHKAYAHEEVPVGAVLVGPGGEVLGRAHNAPVALHDPTAHAEILALRQASKVLGNYRLPGTLLYVTLEPCSMCLGAMLHARVQAVVFGAFDPKSGAAGSVVDLTKVPSLNHYIEVVHGIRAEESAELLRRFFRERRREAKCDRGRGEVPKWP from the coding sequence ATGGCATCGGCGTGGAATTCCCTGAAGAATCACCATGATTATATGGGATTGGCGCTGGAGGAAGCGCATAAGGCCTATGCGCATGAGGAAGTGCCCGTGGGAGCGGTTCTGGTTGGACCTGGGGGGGAAGTTCTGGGCCGTGCGCACAATGCGCCTGTGGCTTTGCATGACCCCACGGCTCATGCCGAAATCCTCGCATTGCGGCAGGCATCGAAAGTGCTGGGGAATTACAGGCTTCCGGGGACTTTGCTCTATGTGACCCTGGAGCCCTGTTCCATGTGTCTGGGGGCCATGTTGCATGCGCGTGTTCAAGCGGTAGTCTTCGGCGCGTTCGATCCCAAATCAGGTGCTGCTGGAAGTGTTGTAGACTTGACAAAGGTCCCCTCTTTGAATCATTATATTGAAGTCGTTCATGGCATTCGGGCGGAGGAGAGTGCTGAATTGCTGCGCAGGTTCTTTCGGGAACGCCGTCGGGAAGCCAAATGTGATCGAGGCAGGGGAGAGGTACCGAAGTGGCCGTAA